One Deltaproteobacteria bacterium DNA window includes the following coding sequences:
- a CDS encoding Ku protein → MAARSIASETISFGLVSIPVRLYVATQSQQASFNLLHEKCRTRIRQQLYCPSCERVVERNELVKGYQFERERYVTFTDAELRAVEAAASPTIDIHEFVPLERVDPIYFENVHYLGPDKGGEKAYRLLAEAMRDTGKVALGQHISRGKEHLVLIRPFGAGLVMHEMYYGDEVRSFAEIPTDGAVKLRDSETELARRLVEQLSAAEFRPDQYRDEYRDRLMEAVQKKVDGEEVTVAAPTAKRAEVIDLMEALKKSLAGRKAGGEEPAAGPARAAKRRPAAAARRREAPAPGQRAHKK, encoded by the coding sequence ATGGCAGCGCGTTCGATCGCGTCGGAGACGATCAGCTTCGGCCTCGTCTCCATCCCGGTACGGCTCTACGTCGCCACGCAGTCGCAACAGGCGTCCTTCAACCTGCTGCACGAGAAGTGCCGCACGCGCATCCGCCAGCAGCTCTACTGCCCCAGCTGCGAGCGCGTCGTCGAGCGGAACGAGCTGGTCAAGGGCTACCAGTTCGAGCGCGAGCGCTACGTCACCTTCACCGACGCCGAGCTCCGGGCGGTCGAGGCGGCGGCCAGCCCGACCATCGACATCCACGAGTTCGTGCCCCTCGAGCGGGTCGACCCCATCTACTTCGAGAACGTCCACTACCTCGGCCCCGACAAGGGCGGCGAGAAGGCCTACCGTCTCCTCGCCGAGGCAATGCGCGACACGGGCAAGGTGGCGCTCGGGCAGCACATCAGCCGCGGCAAGGAGCACCTCGTGCTGATCCGTCCCTTCGGTGCGGGGCTCGTGATGCACGAGATGTACTACGGGGACGAGGTGCGCAGCTTCGCCGAGATCCCCACCGATGGCGCGGTGAAGCTGCGCGACTCGGAGACGGAGCTCGCCCGGCGGCTCGTCGAGCAGCTCTCGGCGGCGGAGTTCCGTCCCGACCAGTACCGCGACGAGTACCGCGACCGGCTTATGGAAGCAGTCCAGAAGAAGGTCGACGGCGAGGAGGTGACGGTAGCCGCCCCGACCGCGAAGCGCGCGGAGGTCATCGACCTCATGGAGGCGCTCAAGAAGAGCCTCGCGGGGCGGAAGGCAGGCGGCGAGGAACCGGCGGCGGGACCCGCGCGCGCCGCGAAACGGCGGCCGGCGGCCGCCGCCCGGCGGCGCGAGGCGCCGGCGCCCGGGCAGCGTGCACACAAGAAGTAG
- a CDS encoding tetratricopeptide repeat protein produces the protein MSARRAADARAHFDTAQAARIVGLPPARLRRCVHAGLVAPARDAHGRLRFDFVDLILLRTTRGLLEKRVPVGQIRRVLESLRRQIGGRPLTRLSIFTDGKRVVAWDGDTRWQPESGQFLFNFDSGRVVARATKVARLPKSASPSLPQLSADQWCDLAMEIENTSPLEARAAYHHALDLDPAHVVARINLGRLLHAEGNLTGAEAHYRDAVRYDPTSALAWYNLGVLLEDTECPGEAAGCYERAVRLDPDLADAHYNLALLYERAGRARDAVKHLAIYRRLVPRR, from the coding sequence GTGAGCGCCCGGCGCGCCGCCGACGCTCGCGCCCACTTCGACACGGCGCAGGCGGCCCGCATCGTCGGGCTGCCGCCCGCACGGCTCCGGCGCTGCGTGCACGCAGGCCTGGTCGCGCCCGCGCGCGACGCGCACGGGCGGCTCCGCTTCGACTTCGTCGATCTGATCCTGCTGCGCACCACCCGCGGCCTGCTCGAGAAGCGCGTCCCGGTCGGGCAGATCCGCCGCGTCCTCGAGTCGCTCCGCCGGCAGATCGGCGGCCGGCCGCTCACCCGTCTCAGCATCTTCACCGACGGCAAGCGTGTGGTCGCGTGGGACGGGGACACCCGCTGGCAGCCCGAGTCGGGGCAGTTCCTCTTCAACTTCGACAGCGGCCGCGTGGTGGCGCGTGCGACGAAGGTGGCTCGCCTGCCGAAGTCGGCGTCGCCGTCGCTGCCGCAGCTGAGCGCCGATCAGTGGTGCGACCTGGCGATGGAGATCGAGAACACCTCGCCGCTCGAAGCGCGTGCCGCCTACCATCATGCCCTCGACCTCGACCCCGCCCACGTCGTCGCGCGCATCAACCTCGGCCGGCTGCTGCACGCCGAGGGCAACCTCACCGGGGCGGAGGCCCACTACCGGGACGCCGTACGGTACGACCCCACCAGCGCCCTCGCATGGTACAACCTGGGCGTGCTCCTCGAGGACACCGAATGCCCCGGCGAGGCCGCCGGCTGCTACGAGCGGGCCGTGCGTCTCGACCCTGACCTGGCCGACGCGCACTACAACCTGGCGCTGCTCTACGAGCGCGCCGGGCGGGCGCGGGACGCCGTCAAGCACCTGGCGATCTACCGCCGCCTCGTCCCGCGTCGATGA
- a CDS encoding DUF72 domain-containing protein: MTSTEQRTRRAAPTRISHVLVGTSGFSYPAWRGTFYPEDLSAREMLGFYARQLGTVEINYTFQRFPTPALLAGWARQTPAGFRFALKAPQRITHQLRLRDAGELVQRFCQLATTLGQKLGPLLFQLPPYLRFDAERLAAFLDQLPQGVSPAFEFRDASWFRDETYELLTRHRAALCIADSEALATPVVATAPFGYLRLRRADYEAADLDAWAARVRESRGWKRVYAYFKHEESGRGPALARGLVERLGG, translated from the coding sequence ATGACGAGCACCGAGCAGCGCACGCGCCGCGCGGCGCCGACGCGCATCTCGCACGTGCTCGTCGGCACCTCGGGCTTCAGCTACCCCGCGTGGCGCGGGACCTTCTACCCCGAGGACCTCTCCGCGCGCGAGATGCTCGGCTTCTACGCGCGGCAGCTCGGCACGGTGGAGATCAACTACACCTTCCAGCGCTTCCCGACGCCGGCCCTCCTCGCCGGCTGGGCCCGGCAGACGCCCGCCGGCTTCCGCTTCGCGCTCAAGGCCCCGCAACGCATCACCCACCAGCTCCGGCTCCGCGACGCGGGCGAGCTCGTCCAGCGCTTCTGTCAGCTCGCCACCACCCTCGGCCAGAAGCTCGGGCCGCTGCTCTTCCAGCTGCCGCCCTACCTGCGCTTCGACGCCGAGCGGCTCGCGGCCTTCCTCGACCAGCTGCCCCAGGGCGTGAGCCCCGCCTTCGAGTTCCGCGACGCGAGCTGGTTCCGGGACGAGACCTACGAGCTCCTGACCCGGCACCGCGCCGCGCTCTGCATCGCCGACAGCGAGGCGTTGGCCACACCCGTCGTGGCGACGGCGCCCTTCGGCTACCTGCGGCTTCGCCGCGCCGACTATGAGGCCGCCGACCTCGATGCCTGGGCGGCGCGCGTGCGCGAGTCGCGGGGCTGGAAGCGCGTCTACGCGTACTTCAAGCACGAGGAGAGCGGCCGCGGTCCCGCGCTCGCCCGGGGGCTGGTCGAGCGGCTCGGGGGCTGA
- a CDS encoding SCP2 sterol-binding domain-containing protein, giving the protein MTPKEIFAEMPKNLNADAAKGMNSTIQFNLSGDSGGQWYVAIKDGTCQVQEGTASSPNMTLSMSAQDYVDMIMGKLNGQMAFMSGKLKISGDMGLAMKMQSLFKRPGA; this is encoded by the coding sequence ATGACGCCCAAGGAGATCTTTGCCGAGATGCCCAAGAACCTGAACGCCGACGCGGCGAAGGGCATGAACTCGACCATCCAGTTCAACCTGAGTGGCGACAGCGGCGGCCAGTGGTACGTCGCCATCAAGGACGGCACGTGTCAGGTGCAGGAGGGCACCGCGTCGTCGCCCAACATGACACTCTCGATGTCGGCGCAGGACTACGTCGACATGATCATGGGCAAGCTGAACGGCCAGATGGCCTTCATGAGCGGCAAGCTCAAGATCTCCGGCGACATGGGGCTCGCGATGAAGATGCAGAGCCTCTTCAAGCGCCCCGGCGCCTGA
- a CDS encoding GNAT family N-acetyltransferase, protein MSSPAGGSPPPEPFDEKDFYLEEFRGRSVLLALAPAVTGADLSALAGAVADLVRNDTRVLLWWPAAERRLLAALRRSRALPRPRKDRRLPVPVVHLDAAGPASPETLRAALWLAARRARLCVLAVPAAASFPRDAAALAVGLRVPKLVLVDAQGGLDVGTGRLSFVDENLLDTLLRQGEAEWSGLGERRALLVEVRAALAGGVEAVNLCAPAGVAEELFTYVGSGTLFTQGDYCHVAPLALDDFAQAERLHERGRREGVLKPRTPEEMAELLASSFGATICGRHLAGVAGLLTVPYATKHAGEIVGLYTITRFKGEGIGERLVSRLLAEAETRGLDYVFACAVDGRAQQFFERLGFERVSAAAVPAAKWVGYDRRRRARVAVFRRRLPAAAAAARA, encoded by the coding sequence ATGTCGTCCCCGGCCGGCGGGTCGCCGCCTCCCGAGCCTTTCGACGAGAAGGATTTCTACCTCGAGGAGTTTCGCGGCCGGAGCGTGCTGCTCGCGCTGGCGCCCGCGGTGACGGGCGCCGACCTGAGCGCGCTCGCCGGGGCCGTCGCCGACCTCGTCCGCAACGACACGCGCGTGCTCCTGTGGTGGCCCGCCGCCGAGCGCCGGCTCCTGGCCGCCCTGCGTCGCAGCCGCGCGCTGCCCCGGCCGCGCAAGGACCGGCGGCTGCCGGTTCCCGTCGTGCACCTCGACGCGGCCGGTCCCGCCTCGCCCGAGACGCTGCGCGCTGCGCTCTGGCTGGCCGCTCGCCGCGCTCGTCTCTGCGTGCTCGCGGTCCCCGCCGCGGCGAGCTTTCCGCGCGACGCGGCGGCGCTGGCCGTCGGGCTGCGCGTCCCGAAGCTCGTGCTGGTCGACGCGCAGGGCGGGCTCGACGTCGGCACGGGACGGTTGTCGTTCGTCGACGAGAACCTCCTCGACACGCTGCTGCGCCAGGGCGAGGCCGAGTGGTCGGGGCTGGGCGAGCGTCGTGCGCTCCTGGTGGAGGTCCGCGCCGCCCTCGCCGGCGGCGTCGAGGCGGTCAACCTGTGCGCGCCGGCGGGCGTCGCCGAAGAGCTGTTCACCTACGTCGGCTCGGGAACGCTCTTCACCCAGGGCGACTACTGTCACGTGGCGCCCCTCGCGCTCGACGACTTCGCGCAGGCCGAGCGCCTGCACGAGCGCGGGCGGCGCGAGGGGGTCCTGAAGCCGCGCACGCCGGAGGAGATGGCGGAGCTGCTGGCGTCGAGCTTCGGGGCGACGATCTGCGGCCGACATCTCGCCGGCGTCGCCGGCCTGCTGACGGTGCCCTACGCGACCAAGCACGCGGGCGAGATCGTCGGCCTGTACACGATCACGCGCTTCAAGGGCGAGGGCATCGGCGAGCGGCTGGTGAGCCGGCTCCTGGCGGAGGCCGAGACCAGGGGGCTGGACTACGTTTTTGCGTGTGCGGTCGACGGGCGCGCGCAGCAGTTCTTCGAGCGCCTCGGCTTCGAGCGCGTGAGCGCCGCCGCGGTGCCCGCCGCCAAGTGGGTGGGGTACGATCGTCGGCGCCGGGCCCGCGTGGCGGTCTTCCGGCGCCGTCTACCGGCCGCGGCGGCCGCCGCGCGCGCTTGA
- the ggt gene encoding gamma-glutamyltransferase gives MSRALLAFAAAVLGAAPVARAGAGAVATEHPLAAAAGAEMLRAGGTVVDAAVAAAAAVCVVHASSCGLGGGGFALVHRDDGRDLALDYREEAPAAATPERFLTGGRPDEALARSGGLAVGVPGEAAGLVTLHRRFGRLPLARVLAPAIRLAGDGFPLAEAPHLRREIERSVDLLRADPGLRAVFLGADGAPPPADFRVRQPDLAATLERLGRRGAAALARGSAAAAIAGAVRERGGVLARADLAGYRPAWRRPLAGTFHGHRVVTFPPPGSGGVLLEMLGILARDDLAALGAGSATLLHLLAGGMAQGFADRARWYGDPAFGPVPVAALLAPPRLGRLRAGLSAVRVVEPRAELASEHGTAHVSVVDAAGNAAAITTTINTAFGAGIMVPGTGIILNNEMDDFALAPGVPNAFGLVGAAANALAPRKRPQSSMSPTVVLAGRRPALVAGGSGGPTIISGILQVLLGVVAFGRPLEAAVAAPRIHDQAVPPVLAVEPGVAPEVRAVLERLGHRVIEMPAIGAVAAAGLMPAGEPAAAGDPRKDGGAAVVRD, from the coding sequence GTGTCTCGCGCGCTGCTCGCCTTCGCCGCGGCCGTCCTCGGCGCCGCACCGGTCGCCCGGGCGGGCGCCGGCGCGGTCGCCACCGAGCATCCGCTCGCCGCCGCGGCCGGCGCGGAGATGCTGCGCGCCGGCGGCACGGTGGTCGATGCGGCGGTGGCGGCGGCGGCGGCGGTCTGCGTCGTGCACGCCTCCTCCTGCGGCCTCGGTGGCGGTGGCTTCGCGCTCGTCCATCGCGACGACGGACGCGACCTCGCGCTCGACTACCGGGAGGAGGCGCCCGCGGCGGCGACGCCCGAGCGCTTCCTCACGGGCGGCAGGCCGGACGAGGCGTTGGCGCGCTCGGGCGGCCTCGCGGTCGGGGTGCCGGGCGAGGCCGCGGGACTCGTGACGCTCCACCGCCGCTTCGGGCGGCTGCCGCTCGCGCGGGTGCTCGCGCCGGCGATCCGGCTCGCCGGCGACGGCTTCCCCCTCGCCGAGGCGCCTCACCTGCGTCGCGAGATCGAGCGCAGCGTGGACCTGCTGCGCGCCGACCCGGGGCTGCGCGCCGTCTTCCTCGGCGCGGACGGCGCGCCCCCGCCCGCCGACTTCCGCGTGCGGCAGCCCGACCTTGCAGCCACCCTCGAGCGCCTCGGCCGGCGTGGCGCCGCCGCCCTCGCGCGGGGATCGGCGGCCGCCGCGATCGCCGGCGCCGTTCGCGAGCGCGGCGGTGTCCTCGCCCGGGCGGACCTCGCCGGCTACCGTCCGGCGTGGCGCCGGCCCCTCGCGGGAACGTTCCACGGACACCGCGTCGTCACCTTTCCACCACCCGGGTCGGGCGGCGTGCTGCTCGAGATGCTCGGCATCCTCGCGCGCGACGATCTCGCGGCGCTCGGCGCCGGGAGCGCGACCCTCCTGCATCTCCTCGCCGGCGGCATGGCCCAGGGCTTCGCCGATCGCGCCCGGTGGTACGGCGACCCCGCCTTCGGGCCGGTGCCGGTCGCCGCGCTGCTGGCACCGCCCCGGCTCGGCCGCCTGCGCGCGGGCCTGAGCGCCGTGCGCGTCGTCGAGCCGCGGGCCGAGCTCGCCTCCGAGCACGGGACGGCGCACGTCTCGGTCGTCGACGCGGCCGGCAACGCCGCCGCCATCACGACGACGATCAACACCGCCTTCGGTGCCGGCATCATGGTCCCCGGGACCGGGATCATCCTGAACAACGAGATGGACGACTTCGCCCTCGCGCCGGGCGTGCCGAACGCGTTTGGCCTCGTCGGTGCGGCCGCCAACGCCCTCGCCCCCCGCAAGCGGCCGCAGTCGAGCATGTCGCCCACCGTCGTCCTCGCCGGCCGCCGGCCGGCGCTGGTGGCCGGCGGATCGGGAGGCCCGACGATCATCTCCGGGATCCTACAGGTCCTGCTCGGCGTCGTCGCCTTCGGACGGCCTCTCGAGGCGGCCGTCGCCGCACCGCGCATCCACGACCAGGCGGTGCCGCCCGTGCTCGCCGTCGAGCCGGGCGTGGCGCCCGAGGTGCGCGCGGTGCTCGAGCGGCTCGGGCACCGCGTGATCGAGATGCCGGCGATCGGCGCCGTCGCCGCGGCCGGGCTCATGCCGGCCGGCGAGCCCGCGGCGGCGGGCGACCCGCGCAAGGACGGCGGCGCGGCGGTCGTGCGCGACTAG
- the rpiB gene encoding ribose 5-phosphate isomerase B: MRIAIAADHAGYPLKAVIAADLRAAGHEVSDLGTEDPSVPSDYPDVAERVCEAVRAGRAERGIALCGSGVGVGVAANKFPGIRAGVCHDHYSAHQAVEHDDMNVLCIGARVVGQELARELARAFVNARFTAEDRHARRLGKIRAIEQRFLKG, translated from the coding sequence GTGAGGATCGCCATCGCCGCCGACCACGCCGGCTACCCGCTGAAGGCGGTCATCGCCGCCGACCTGCGCGCGGCGGGCCACGAGGTGAGCGACCTCGGGACCGAGGACCCGAGCGTGCCGTCGGACTACCCCGACGTCGCCGAGCGGGTCTGCGAGGCGGTGCGCGCCGGGCGGGCGGAGCGTGGGATCGCGCTCTGCGGCAGCGGCGTCGGGGTCGGTGTCGCGGCCAACAAGTTCCCCGGTATCCGAGCGGGCGTCTGTCACGACCACTACTCGGCGCACCAGGCGGTCGAGCACGACGACATGAACGTGCTCTGCATCGGTGCCCGGGTCGTCGGGCAGGAGCTGGCGCGCGAGCTGGCTCGCGCCTTCGTGAACGCCCGCTTCACCGCCGAGGATAGGCACGCGCGACGGCTGGGCAAGATCCGGGCGATCGAGCAGCGCTTCCTGAAGGGCTGA
- a CDS encoding GNAT family N-acetyltransferase, translated as MEVTLAVGRVLLRRAALAEILPLRHRELRPGRALDAAAFDGDDEPATVHVGAFLVHPGDAVACASFMARDRQGEPAYQLRGMATRADLVRRGLGSALLRYAVGALPDRARARSLWCNARLEAVPFYRRMGWTVASERFEIPDVGPHHAMIWRA; from the coding sequence ATGGAGGTCACGCTCGCCGTCGGCCGGGTCCTGCTGCGCCGGGCGGCGCTCGCGGAGATCCTGCCGCTCCGCCACCGCGAGCTCCGCCCGGGCCGTGCGCTCGACGCGGCCGCCTTCGACGGCGACGACGAGCCCGCAACCGTCCACGTCGGCGCCTTCCTCGTCCACCCGGGCGATGCGGTCGCCTGCGCGTCGTTCATGGCGCGCGATCGGCAGGGCGAGCCGGCGTATCAGCTGCGCGGCATGGCGACGCGCGCCGACCTCGTCCGCCGCGGCCTCGGGTCGGCGCTCCTCCGCTACGCGGTCGGCGCGCTGCCCGACCGCGCCCGGGCGCGCTCTCTCTGGTGCAACGCGCGACTCGAGGCGGTGCCGTTCTACCGGCGGATGGGCTGGACCGTCGCCTCGGAGCGGTTCGAGATCCCCGATGTCGGCCCCCACCACGCGATGATCTGGCGGGCATGA
- a CDS encoding cytochrome P450 — translation MEDRDETYDPFEALDRAAGAGAVRDPYPTFATLRGECPVHHGRLSAAFGLPEAFEAVIVPTDRHFVAMSHEAAVQVLRDGETFSSRGYAGSIGLVLGHSILEMDDPEHARYRELIQQAFTLQAMERWEARLVRPIVHGLVDRFVNRGRADLVRELTFPFPIHVIAGMLGLPEADLPRFHRWAVELINIAGDIQRGLAASQTLRDYFAGVLAARRRDPQEDMISVLAHAELDGQRLTDEEIFAFLRLLLPAGAETTYRSSSNLFCGLLTHPDQLEAVRADRSLVRRAIDEGLRWEPPLTGIARIATRDVEVAGVEIPKGAVVSVCLGAANHDPARYPAPETFDIRREQRPHLAFAYGPHTCVGMHLARMETRVVLEAVLDRLPNLRLDPEAPDVHITGLSFRAPRRLPVLFG, via the coding sequence ATGGAGGACCGCGACGAGACCTACGACCCGTTCGAGGCTCTGGACCGCGCCGCAGGTGCGGGAGCCGTGCGCGACCCGTACCCGACCTTCGCGACGCTCCGCGGCGAGTGCCCGGTCCACCACGGGCGCTTGAGCGCCGCCTTCGGGCTGCCGGAGGCGTTCGAGGCCGTGATCGTCCCCACCGACCGGCACTTCGTGGCGATGAGCCACGAGGCCGCCGTCCAGGTGCTCCGTGACGGCGAGACCTTCTCCTCGCGCGGCTACGCGGGGTCGATCGGGCTCGTGCTCGGCCACAGCATCCTCGAGATGGACGACCCGGAGCACGCCCGCTACCGCGAGCTCATCCAGCAGGCGTTCACGCTCCAGGCGATGGAGCGCTGGGAGGCGCGCCTGGTCCGCCCGATCGTGCACGGCCTCGTCGACCGCTTCGTGAATCGCGGGCGTGCCGACCTCGTCCGCGAGCTCACGTTCCCGTTCCCGATCCACGTGATCGCCGGGATGCTCGGGCTCCCGGAGGCCGACCTCCCCCGCTTCCACCGCTGGGCGGTCGAGCTGATCAACATCGCGGGCGACATCCAGCGGGGCCTTGCCGCCTCCCAGACGCTCCGCGACTACTTCGCCGGCGTCCTCGCGGCGCGCCGCCGCGACCCGCAGGAGGACATGATCAGCGTCCTCGCGCACGCCGAGCTCGACGGGCAGCGGCTCACCGACGAGGAGATCTTCGCGTTCCTCCGCCTCCTCCTCCCCGCGGGCGCCGAGACCACCTATCGCTCGTCGAGCAACCTCTTCTGCGGCCTGCTCACACACCCCGACCAGCTGGAGGCCGTGCGGGCGGACCGCTCCCTCGTCCGCCGCGCGATCGACGAAGGGCTCCGCTGGGAACCGCCCCTGACCGGCATCGCACGGATCGCGACGCGCGACGTCGAGGTCGCGGGTGTCGAGATCCCGAAGGGCGCGGTCGTGAGCGTGTGCCTCGGCGCCGCCAACCACGATCCCGCGCGCTACCCGGCCCCGGAGACGTTCGACATCCGCCGCGAGCAGCGGCCGCACCTCGCCTTCGCTTACGGGCCGCACACCTGCGTCGGCATGCACCTCGCGCGCATGGAGACCCGCGTCGTGCTCGAGGCGGTGCTCGATCGTCTGCCGAACCTCCGCCTCGATCCCGAGGCGCCCGACGTGCACATCACCGGCCTCTCGTTCCGCGCGCCGCGGCGGCTGCCGGTGCTCTTCGGCTGA